The following is a genomic window from Nymphalis io chromosome 23, ilAglIoxx1.1, whole genome shotgun sequence.
ATCTGCGAGACTGTGGTCTCCTAAATCATCGCCGAGTAGGTCCTCGCTGTGAAGAAAACAATTTCTTATTGATTAAGGCTCATTGCACGTAATTTCTTTGtggataaattgtaaattaaacacTTGAGCTCGTGTATTAAATTTCAATGGTCAAACAGTTTTCAATAATGTATtcacaatatttgtatttaaaacgttaaattattacaatagaaAGTTAATTTcttagataattataaaaatacactaaCTTGTCCGACATGTTGACAAAAATACTTGCGTTCTAATTTATAGCACAGATTAAGAATTCATTTTAATACTCAACATAGTTTCTTGTCTATGGCAATCATCTATGGCAATACTTTTGTTTGCTCATTAGAAGTgtgatgtattttataaaataatggtaTATGAATAAAACAACAAGCTGCTTCAATTGTTATCAACGATATGGGATACCGACAAAGTACTTacgtactttttttattgaagcttgagattattaataattattattattaactcatGCTGTCATTATCATTACAGAGTACAtaaccattttattataatttgtcaaGCCATGTCATAATGTCAAATACGTCAACGTTGTGTCTAAattcaactttaaaaatatatgttcattTCATTTAGGAAAGAACGTAGGTGTATACCCAATACCTATTGATTCTCTTATTCATTAGCTTAAAAAGTctttaataatactaagtactaaATAGTTACGAAAACATGACTGAGGACGAAGATTGTGATATAGAATTTTTAGATGAAGATGCAGATATTGTTCAACAATGTGTTCAGAATGTTGAAAATGAATCCGATATTAAGCCTGCTTTAATGGAAACTACACTGCTTGTTGAAAGGGTTCCTAACGAGAGACCCACTAGAAAAAGACgaaagaaagaagaagactCAGATTATGATCCCACAGAAGACCTACCAACACGAACTAGAAAAAGAAAACTTCAACATTTTCCGCGGCAGAATGCCACTCGCGGACGTCGATTCGAATCATCATACGTTCATAAAACCGAGGTAAAAAGCGAACGCAAATATAAAAAGTCGGATTCAAAGTCAGTTTTTCTTAATAGAAAGttacttaacattaaaataCCTGATTATGACGATCCCTTGTGTCTACCAGTCCGAGCTATGAAGAAGGATGAATGGGATGCGAGAAAACTAAAGAATTGGAACAATCTGTGCTTAGAACACTTTAAACATTTTGACAATCCTCTAAGAGCAGAGAAAGAACAGACTGTATCATCAAAAAGAACAattgtattaagaaatatacataacaaaatgaCAGGTAAATTGTTAATTACTTcatgatagggctttgtgcaagctatttaggtaggtaccacccattcatgacatattctactgccaagcaACAATATTTATctgttgttgtgttccaatttgaagagctactgtaactacaggctcaGGGGACATAACCGAGACctccctgtggtaagaacgcgtgaatcttaaccgatgatcgtgggttcaaacccgggcaagcaccactgaattttcatgtgcttaatttgtgattataattcatctcgtgctttacggtgaaggaaaacatcgtgaggaaacctgcatgtgtctaatttcactgaagttctgccacatgtgaattctaccaacccgcattggagcagcgtggtggaataagctccaaaccttctcctcaaaaagaggagaggaggcctttagcccagcagtgggacattcacaggctgttacggttacggtaggaaggcggacgagcatatgggccacctgatggtaagtggtcaccaaacgcccttagacattggcattgtaagaaatgtcaaccatcgcttacatagccaatgcgccaccaaccttgggaactaagattttatgtcccttgtgcctgtaattacactggctcactcatccttcaaaccggaacacaaaaataacaagtactgctgttttgcggtagaatatctgatgagtgggtggtaccatcccgacgagcttgcacaaagctctaccaccagtattgtaCTATGGTTTGTTTTGATCAATTAAAattaggtggcctatttgccatcTGTCTGCGTAactatttccaaaaaaaaaagactgctatttttcaaaaatgaaaCTTAGATATAAactgtacattatataattatgtactaattaaaataaacataatttttttttcaggtaaaGTGGAAACAACTGTGTACAGTAAAATTTGTgttgaaaacaaaaatgaagACAAAAGATCGGAAGTTGTGCAGTCCGTTCTTCCGAAATACAGAGAAAAGAAAGTCCTCAATACATTCAGAATATCTGATTACAAAAAACGTAGAACATTTCATCACAAGGATGAAGTTTTATTAACCAAAGAGGTCAATAAAGAAGTTGAGACCTTAGTTGTATATAAGCCTGAAGATAAATTATCATTAGTGTACAAAATGTTTGACAAGAAAAGGTTGGTTTATAATGATCACACATATGTTTTATGTTCACTAGCATGTACGGTCAATAGTACAAACATTACAAAAACACATATATTGAGTCAAGTAGTTACAATttcaatgattttatatattttaggtatTATGTTGCCGAGGAAACTTATTAATTTCTGTCTGTAGTTTCGGCAAAATATAATCACAGAATAGACTTCAACACAAATACCAACAGTaccaacatacatttttatatataatatgtattttgtgagataaaataacatttctttaatatttattttttatttaataattctttattgcacacaatttacaaacatataaaagaacaagtagtacatatagtatgcaaaggcggccttatctcTTCCAGGCagacctctgtaaagagaaatatttatgtttttatttagccAGGATAACTAATTGGGTggtgtgcgaacaacttatacttaaaatttattgaatatttgtaaatttaatgtgTAATATACCAACATTTAtactcttatatatacatatacacataggcatgcatacatatatacatgtaaacttatataagaaataaataatcatatacatataatgatacaacatacagtaacagcctgttaatgtcccactgaagcttattccaccaagctgcccCAAtccgggttggtagaataaacatgtggcagaatttcaatgaaattagacatatgcaagTGTCTGATTCtgatcacgatgttttccttcaccatcaaacatgagatgaattataaacacaaattaagcacatgaatatttaatggtgcttgcccgggtttgaacctacacaGGTTtgaatcggttaagatttacgcattCTAacctaacaaaaaaatgtttacagtgACAATGTTAAAGAGACAGATGAGGagaataagaaatatttgaaaGAGGTGGCCAGTTGTAGAACCTGTGCTCCCTGCTATCAGACTTCTTGGAGGGGATTTAAGAAGAATGATAAaagtaagattatattatttagtaccaACGAAGAAGTAGTTGCAGATGTCAAGATGTGCAATTACTTCTACTACCCACTCACCAATGACAAGTTAGAAGttctaacaaaaaaataaacattcctGTTAGAATAGTGAGAGAGCTTAAGTAATGACAGGCAGAAGGGGCAAAACAACTCAGATTCTATAATTGCTGACGATTTGATATTGAAAATGGTAGGACGAACATGTGTTAACTTCTTGTGGTAGCAATTTCTATAtatgatggtgaccacttatcaccaGTGATGCATTAGCTTGCCTGTGTCTTTGTAATTATTAGTTAGTTTAGATAATACTTATATCATCATATTTTCGTTGAAATTTGGTTTTGTTGATTATGAAAACTAAAATAGAGTAACTAATTGTATTTGCAGGGAACATCCGGTGCCAAGTGTGCATGCGTCCTTGTATAAGTGTCTACAACCTGCTGGCCCACCTTAAGAGCCATTCGGAAGAAGATGTGCGATCCAGCAAGAGGGCCATCGCTAGGAGTCTGGCATCTGTATGTACAGTgactatttgtatttattaaatatgtagctatatatttttaaaacctattataatattttttcccaTTATTGCCAAAACATTCTAGTTAGTCTAAATTCATCCCAATAGCCTTAGGTTTAGCTTATAACACTACAGACTACTGCTACTACACTACAGACCCCGTGATGCTTGTTTCATACATTTTCTGGCTAAAAGTTCGAAATGTATACACTTGTTTCATACATTTTCTGGCTAAAAGTTCGAAATGtatacacttccgtgcctcggaaagcacgttaagtcATTGGTGTTTGAATTCTTTCTGATCGTGTCGGATTTAATGTCCCATCATTGGGATTAGAGGGCAGCTACGTTTGGACacacatttgtttattataacatGTCACGCATATGCAGATATAAGACATAAGCGATCAGGAAAATGTCAGTCAGTTTTTACATTGACATTAATCAGGCtttccaaattatataaaaaaatgttaaatattggtCTATACATAATACAgtatgtataatgttatatgATTTATGATGAAAGGCATAACAaaagttttgaattattttacattgaaTGATAtagaaatactataaataaaacgccACCTTCATTCTACtatgatgatattatattttaattagatgaatattatatgatatacttaataatccatataagtatagataaacAGTAACTTCGCATCTAAATTCTAAATCTCTATATTGAATAGATTTTGGaaatgaattattcatattGTCATTATTGTTGGTACGGAGGCAAAATAAATGACTACCAAACTGTTGTCTGTCTGTGAAAACAACAGGatggatttaaatttaattaatttataaaactttaaacattataaataaatatttttgtaacaaactATAAACATCATTACTATTGtcaggttttattattattatgtacatattatacaaatttaatgtgattatataagttatttgaatattatttatatttaattatatatctaacttatttgtaaaataatataaaaaataaatggcaACATTTAATAACTATGACAtcgaataatgttaaaattgaaATGGTCCTTTTCGACGTAGGTCCCAACTGTTTTTCACTTTTCTCTATTTCGAGTTTTTTCATCCAATGGGGTCCATTTTTTCTATATGTGATACATTTCCATCCATGTCAACCCTTGTCTTTATTGATTTCTTCTTGTCTCTACGTCTTTAGTTATTGTAGTACTgagtatatatatcattaaagtattaaaaaaaaaaaaaaatatcagtataCTATAACCTATGAGCAATGAGCTTTATAGAGTAGAAATACTATCATAAAATAAGGTTCTAAGGCCTTCTTTTTTTCATGatctttcatattttaaattttcgaaaGTTAATTATTACTATCAAATAAATTCCAAAGTTTGTTTCTTAATCAGTTCAAGTAcaagtttaaaaacaattaataacacattttactacaactaaaataaaataaaatcatagtaGAATAacatgtaattaaaatacaggaaataaaaaaaagtctatgACAGTTGATGAAAGACAAAGTTAGACAGAGGAAGTGAGTGAGATGAATATAGAGcgatattaaaatgataacagagttttgtaaagaaaataaattatatctttcttattgttttaataatacatatatatgaagtaaatattatacggttgatttgtttatttaaaaaaaaatctcatcactgtatgtataaattaaaaaatattttaagctatacAAAATTAACAAAGGCAGATTGAGGGATTTCTTTCATTCAAATAAAGAGTACTGGgtcttcaaaattattattttaatatataaataaacatttgtgtgacataaatacatacagatCAACATCCAAGTTGTAACAGTTCGAAGATGATTCCCTGCAGctgatttgaaaatagaatatgaAACAGATAtctaaattatactaaattggCGTAGAGTCcacaatcaataaaatataagaaaagagTGTAAGCTTTTCTTTCATACTTATTTGTCTgcattgattaatttattgtttcaggTAGTTGAATATCATTACAAGTGCAGGATTTGTCAGGAACAATTCTTGAGCATAAAGGAATTGAGACAACACGTCAATACGCATAAAGgtactttaatttgttttttactatAACTATTGTGTACTTAATGTGATGGTGAGGTTCACAGGTTGTACTCCTTCAGAGTTTTTATCATTGTGTTAACAGCCTAATATTTGTGTGTTTATACGGCTACAAATTTGTTGAGAGGTAGAGATTGGAATGTAATGCATTTGTTTGTACTGAAAAAGTATGTTATTCATCAAAactggtccttcgagccggattttGCTTTACGTAGCATcggttggtggtagggcttcatgcgagcccgcctgggtaggtaccacccacttcgtcacatattaaaatcaaatcaaattattattcaagtaagctttaCAATAAGGCGTTTTTGAATCATATGTGACCATTTGCCAtcatatttcaaatcaataaaggTTAATGTGTCCGTAACTAATGAAATATATTCGGGACGAATATCACATTTCAAACcgttaataagattattttattctttttcagGTACAGAACCATTTAAGTGTGAAGTCGGCAACCATCATACCACTTGATTATgtgtaacatataaaataatgaataaaatgtattttagtaCAAAGTTGTTATTAGTTCTccttataaatacgaaaggctCATATGTGACAAGCTACTCCTCACTTGCAGTTCCCTAGGGTGGTTGATTAGGGACAAGACCTGCGCTTCGCTATTTGTAGAGTATAAAAActacgtataaataataattaagtttaatctATCTATGTCTATATATTTGATCCTAATAGTACAAATCGTTCTCGTCAAAAGGAGAAGTTTTAAAGCTGAAAAATCTGGAGCGACATTTTGAAGTGTAGAGGTAGGGACAGCCGTGCAAATATTCCTAGGCCCTACAATGCACCGCCCTGTCAGCTGGGGGCTCTACAATGTGAGGCCTGAAATGATAGTGCCTGAGGGTCTTGGATCGCTAAGTCCGGGCCTGGTTATGGTCATTGTGTATAAAATTTGTActtcaaaatgaatttaatttagatGTCGATGCTGGAACTAGACAGTGTAATTTGAAGAAGGCGCTAATACTCGATAAAGTAAAACGGAATTAGAGAAAGTAAGACATCCGCTTTCAAAGGTGacttttcaaattaaacttgtagTACAGTAGTTTACGGAACCCTTAATTCATACACTTGAGATAATTCACCTTACATCCTTATAACACTCCATAGGCGATATATTTAGCGTCCGCTGTTATGTATAAAGAATGTCATTAACTGTGTATAAGTTAGGAGGTAGGAATCAGTTAAAAATATTCAGTTTAATCTGGTTTAGCCAACCCAACAATTAATCAATTTTCAattctgtattttaattttgatgatgatttatttagatttgaaaACTCGCTACTAGATGGCGTTAGTCTAATCACGTTAAAGCCGCCGCTTTTGATATCGTTAATAACTCGAGAACGaacaaattcataaaataattcaagCTTCTAAGAAACTGTGTATTTGTCTGTGGCATCGTAACCACccgctataaattataaatctgcTCAGGCGTTTGATGATCATCAGCTCATTACCTGCTTGACAAACCAACTCCCGCCGCAATAGGCGCCGCCTGAACTAggggggttcacagtaccctCGGAAtcctccctagagaatggaggcccaaataggcgggccggccgccgtcagagcgtcacgttagcatgcgcaagcgatcctgtggcgctcctcgttaagacggaaagggtaacgccagttttttagtgggtattccaatgttcggggcgcactcggcgccttggacatcggCGACCACCACATACcatgttcccgtgggggaaaggcataatgcatttttccagcgttaaaaaacgGCCTTACCAACTTTTACAGGttcgattgatttgaaattacgATCCCTCGACGCGACGACGATTGTATTAAAACATTACTAGGTGCTTAATAAAGTTAAAGGGCTAACCAACACATGCGACGTTTTACTTTTTAAGGTAGTTTTTGTATGGgggtttattttacttttaaattaaattttagttaattatgtaGTTATCtgcattaattaatacattatatttattttgtatgtatttgcaCACAAAATAACtcttcaaaaatgttttataatatatgaactaTAATTAGCCTATCACATGTCAAGTACCTAGTTTTTATAAcacaattgtgtttttattattattattcctttttTCACTTAGTAACATAAAAACTCTATTTTTATGtgtaaggatattttttttcgcaatgaattattattgtaattattaatactgactcgcttaatttatttatttacaatataaataaacgtaCTACTACTACGTACGTAAACGtaaacgtatatatttatacaaatttgtaaAGCAACGACTTCTATAATGTCGAAAAAAAGGTCAGAACGAGGTCGTTGACATTATTATTTGGACTAGATCGCATTATGGGATTAAGAAAATTTGCAGTGAATCAGAAAAATGAACAATGGTGGTCTAATACATTATAGAACATATGAGTGGTAACCCCTCATTGACACTGACAAGACATCATcccattaatttgattttagctTGTTAGTTTATTtgcctttttatattatattttaataaggcaaaaggaattcatatttatttaacggATTTAAAAAAAGGAGGTGGTTCacaatttgattttgttttttgtttgttagcTCAGAATTCCGTCATTTGtgaaaattattgattttttttccataATTTTTGGTGTATAGTTCCCGTTTggttctattaaaattaaaaaaaaaatccacccCCAAAGGTTGAAAAAATAAAGGTTGATTATTTTTGAGctcgaattttaaataaaatttgcaatTAGCTTTTCTGCAATTTAATTtggactaaaaaaataaatgtaagcaataaaagaattaatgcaaattatatattaaaaaaaattttaaaaattgtatttgatgattattgtatt
Proteins encoded in this region:
- the LOC126777546 gene encoding zinc finger protein 652-like, giving the protein MTEDEDCDIEFLDEDADIVQQCVQNVENESDIKPALMETTLLVERVPNERPTRKRRKKEEDSDYDPTEDLPTRTRKRKLQHFPRQNATRGRRFESSYVHKTEVKSERKYKKSDSKSVFLNRKLLNIKIPDYDDPLCLPVRAMKKDEWDARKLKNWNNLCLEHFKHFDNPLRAEKEQTVSSKRTIVLRNIHNKMTGKVETTVYSKICVENKNEDKRSEVVQSVLPKYREKKVLNTFRISDYKKRRTFHHKDEVLLTKEVNKEVETLVVYKPEDKLSLVYKMFDKKSDNVKETDEENKKYLKEVASCRTCAPCYQTSWRGFKKNDKRNIRCQVCMRPCISVYNLLAHLKSHSEEDVRSSKRAIARSLASVVEYHYKCRICQEQFLSIKELRQHVNTHKGTEPFKCEVGNHHTT